In Rhodanobacter denitrificans, a single window of DNA contains:
- a CDS encoding STAS domain-containing protein, which translates to MIVHHDSELDCLTLQLGERFDFSIHRDFHDACLGSGKPARSYVIDLGEVTGMDSSALGMLLLLREHAGADRADIRIVNASGELRGTLRVAGFDKLFVLH; encoded by the coding sequence ATGATCGTCCACCATGACAGCGAACTCGATTGCCTGACCCTGCAGTTGGGCGAGCGTTTCGACTTCAGCATCCACCGCGATTTCCACGACGCCTGCCTGGGCAGCGGCAAGCCCGCGCGCAGCTACGTGATCGACCTGGGCGAGGTCACCGGGATGGACAGCTCGGCGCTCGGCATGCTGCTGCTGCTGCGCGAGCACGCCGGCGCCGACCGCGCCGACATCCGCATCGTCAATGCCTCCGGCGAGTTGCGCGGCACCTTGCGCGTGGCCGGCTTCGACAAGCTGTTCGTGTTGCACTGA
- a CDS encoding magnesium and cobalt transport protein CorA: MNPITPPSAPPSSSPPMVVNCIAYRRDGSRIGEVTIDAISDVLAEPDTFVWVGLYEPDETLLEKIQDEFGLHDLAIEDAHAAHQRTKLETYGDSLFLVVQTAQLVDGELAFGETHIFFGPRYLVTVRHGASQSYAPARRTCEHAPELLANGPSYGLYGVLDFIVDNLLPIVRDFREEVHQLEHDIFGETFKSSTVRRLYDMQRDLMTLRLAVAPLQDIINQLIRLHPHLVPEVLHAYFRDVYDHAFRVNEAIGAMREMLTAAINVNLSLVSLRQNEVMKKLAGWAAMLAAPTLLTSWYGMNFAHMPELGQPWAYPAIIVVMACVVGGIYLGLKRARWL, encoded by the coding sequence ATGAATCCGATCACGCCGCCGAGCGCACCGCCGAGCAGCAGCCCGCCGATGGTGGTCAACTGCATCGCCTACCGCAGGGACGGCAGCCGCATCGGCGAGGTCACCATCGATGCGATCAGCGACGTGCTGGCCGAGCCGGACACCTTCGTCTGGGTCGGCCTGTACGAGCCGGACGAGACGCTGCTGGAGAAGATCCAGGACGAATTCGGCCTGCACGACCTGGCGATCGAGGACGCGCACGCCGCGCACCAGCGCACCAAGCTGGAAACCTACGGCGACTCGCTGTTCCTGGTGGTGCAGACCGCGCAGCTGGTCGACGGCGAACTGGCGTTCGGCGAGACGCACATCTTCTTCGGCCCGCGCTACCTGGTCACCGTGCGCCACGGCGCCTCGCAGTCCTACGCGCCGGCGCGGCGCACCTGCGAGCACGCGCCGGAATTGCTGGCGAACGGGCCCAGTTACGGGCTGTACGGCGTGCTCGACTTCATCGTCGACAACCTGCTGCCGATCGTGCGCGACTTCCGCGAAGAGGTGCACCAGCTCGAACACGACATCTTCGGCGAGACGTTCAAGAGCAGCACGGTGCGCCGGCTGTACGACATGCAGCGCGACCTGATGACGCTGCGCCTGGCGGTGGCGCCGCTGCAGGACATCATCAACCAGCTGATCCGGCTGCACCCGCACCTGGTCCCCGAGGTGCTGCACGCGTACTTCCGCGACGTCTACGACCACGCCTTCCGCGTCAACGAGGCGATCGGCGCGATGCGCGAGATGCTCACCGCCGCGATCAACGTCAACCTGTCGCTGGTCAGCCTGCGCCAGAACGAGGTGATGAAGAAACTCGCCGGCTGGGCCGCGATGCTCGCCGCGCCGACCCTGCTGACCAGCTGGTACGGCATGAACTTCGCGCACATGCCCGAGCTCGGCCAGCCCTGGGCGTACCCCGCGATCATCGTGGTGATGGCCTGCGTGGTGGGTGGCATCTACCTCGGGCTGAAGCGCGCGAGGTGGCTGTAG
- a CDS encoding methyl-accepting chemotaxis protein encodes MPFTPALLLQRQAAGWIASAVALLLALAWHPAWLAPLLVAALTAAWALSARPAAPLAVQAAAGARAEPVREALEDVRGALVDELGHATRELHQGLDLLRDAVSELGGGFDGLSSKTALQQSLLKQIIEVQDGGVSVQDFAARTGDLLEHFVGMIVQMSRESLRIVYRIDGMAKEMDAVFGLLRNVNTIAEETNLLALNAAIEAARAGESGRGFAVVAGEIRNLASNSNQLNEQIGGHVERARSAMEQLRGLIGAMASQDLNVALSAKGGIDAMTAHVTESDARTSAVADQAVEINRGLGSDVSTTIRSLQFEDILSQLISQTRTRLTELQEVTTECTRDIEELACAPLEADALEERAQRVRSRLAIQREKARLRSRGPALQNTMDAGEIELF; translated from the coding sequence ATGCCATTCACTCCCGCTCTCTTGCTCCAACGCCAAGCCGCCGGCTGGATCGCCAGCGCCGTCGCCCTGCTGCTGGCGCTGGCCTGGCACCCGGCCTGGCTGGCGCCGTTGCTGGTGGCGGCACTGACCGCGGCGTGGGCGCTGTCGGCACGGCCCGCCGCGCCGCTGGCCGTGCAGGCCGCCGCCGGCGCCCGCGCCGAACCGGTGCGCGAGGCGCTGGAAGACGTGCGCGGCGCGCTGGTCGACGAGCTCGGCCACGCCACCCGCGAGCTGCACCAGGGCCTGGACCTGCTGCGCGATGCGGTGTCCGAGCTGGGCGGCGGTTTCGACGGGCTGTCCAGCAAGACCGCGCTGCAGCAGTCGCTGCTCAAGCAGATCATCGAGGTGCAGGACGGCGGCGTCAGCGTGCAGGATTTCGCCGCCCGCACCGGCGACCTGCTGGAGCACTTCGTCGGCATGATCGTGCAGATGTCGCGCGAGAGCCTGCGCATCGTCTACCGCATCGACGGCATGGCGAAGGAGATGGACGCGGTGTTTGGCCTGCTCAGGAACGTCAACACCATCGCCGAGGAAACCAACCTGCTGGCGCTGAACGCGGCGATCGAGGCGGCGCGCGCCGGCGAATCCGGCCGCGGCTTCGCGGTGGTGGCCGGCGAGATCCGCAACCTGGCCAGCAACTCCAACCAGCTCAACGAGCAGATCGGCGGCCATGTCGAGCGCGCGCGCTCGGCGATGGAACAGCTGCGCGGGCTGATCGGCGCGATGGCCTCGCAGGACCTCAACGTGGCGCTGTCGGCCAAGGGCGGCATCGACGCGATGACCGCCCACGTCACCGAGAGCGACGCGCGCACCAGCGCGGTGGCCGACCAGGCGGTGGAGATCAATCGCGGCCTCGGCAGCGACGTCTCCACCACCATCCGCTCGCTGCAGTTCGAGGACATCCTGAGCCAGCTGATCAGCCAGACCCGCACCCGGCTGACCGAGCTGCAGGAGGTCACCACCGAGTGCACCCGCGACATCGAGGAACTGGCGTGCGCCCCGCTGGAGGCCGACGCGCTGGAGGAACGTGCCCAGCGCGTGCGCAGCCGGCTGGCGATCCAGCGCGAGAAGGCGCGCCTGCGCTCGCGCGGCCCGGCGTTGCAGAACACGATGGACGCCGGCGAAATCGAACTCTTCTGA
- a CDS encoding NUDIX hydrolase: MNDPSRIPADAAAPVETLYEGRWLSLRKRGRWEYAERNNPGGAVIILAVTPADKVLFVEQYRVSILQNTIEMPAGLVGDLAGQADESAQLAAQRELEEETGWRCRRVDFVHCGPSSSGMSTEMITFVRARELEKVGPGGGDETENIVVHEVPRREAGAWLFARAAEGYSIDPKLFAGLWFIEHADG; the protein is encoded by the coding sequence ATGAACGATCCCAGCCGCATCCCCGCCGACGCCGCCGCACCGGTGGAAACCCTGTACGAAGGCCGCTGGCTCAGCCTGCGCAAGCGCGGCCGCTGGGAATACGCCGAGCGCAACAACCCCGGCGGCGCGGTGATCATCCTGGCGGTGACGCCGGCGGACAAGGTGCTGTTCGTCGAGCAGTACCGCGTGTCGATCCTGCAGAACACCATCGAGATGCCGGCCGGCCTGGTCGGCGACCTGGCCGGCCAGGCCGACGAGAGCGCGCAACTGGCCGCGCAGCGCGAGCTGGAGGAGGAAACCGGCTGGCGCTGCCGGCGGGTGGATTTCGTCCATTGCGGCCCATCGTCCTCGGGCATGAGCACCGAGATGATCACCTTCGTGCGCGCCCGGGAGCTGGAGAAGGTCGGCCCCGGCGGCGGCGACGAGACCGAGAACATCGTGGTGCACGAGGTGCCGCGCCGCGAGGCCGGCGCCTGGCTGTTCGCACGCGCCGCCGAGGGCTATTCGATCGACCCGAAGCTGTTCGCCGGGCTGTGGTTCATCGAGCACGCCGACGGCTGA
- a CDS encoding protein-glutamate methylesterase/protein-glutamine glutaminase, producing the protein MDRVRVLVVDDSALVRKLMSTMLACDPDIEVVGTAADPLIARDKIKQLNPDVLTLDVEMPRMDGLTFLENLMRLRPMPVVMVSSLTTQGAEVTLRALELGAVDFLAKPSSDLASSFGEHALEICAKVKQAAQARPRARTTVRKLDVAPRLSADAVLPRAQTAGTRGGSPIIAIGASTGGTEAVRVVLEAMPPDAPPILVTQHIPAAFSGPFAARMDRCSAMRVCEAQDGQPIQSGHAYIAPGSHHLLVMWDGAKYVCRLHDGPPVNRHRPSVDVLFRSLAASAGAATIATLLTGMGDDGARGLLELRQAGAATLVQDEPSSVVWGMPGAAWKLDAAGEMQSIEHMAARLLALARHPHTGAGGA; encoded by the coding sequence ATGGATAGAGTGCGTGTTCTGGTAGTCGACGATTCCGCATTGGTGCGCAAGCTGATGTCGACCATGCTTGCCTGCGATCCGGACATCGAGGTCGTCGGCACGGCGGCGGATCCGCTGATCGCCCGCGACAAGATCAAGCAGCTCAACCCCGACGTGCTGACCCTGGACGTCGAGATGCCGCGCATGGACGGGCTGACCTTCCTGGAAAACCTGATGCGGCTGCGGCCGATGCCGGTGGTGATGGTGTCGTCGCTGACCACGCAGGGTGCCGAGGTGACGCTGCGCGCGCTGGAACTGGGTGCGGTGGATTTCCTGGCCAAGCCGAGCAGCGACCTGGCCAGCAGTTTTGGCGAGCACGCGCTGGAGATCTGCGCCAAGGTCAAGCAGGCGGCGCAGGCCAGGCCGCGCGCGCGCACCACGGTGCGCAAGCTGGACGTGGCGCCACGGCTGTCGGCGGACGCGGTGCTGCCGCGCGCGCAGACTGCGGGCACGCGCGGCGGCAGCCCGATCATCGCGATCGGCGCTTCCACCGGCGGCACCGAGGCGGTGCGCGTGGTGCTGGAGGCGATGCCGCCGGACGCGCCGCCGATCCTGGTGACCCAGCACATTCCGGCCGCCTTCAGCGGCCCGTTCGCCGCGCGCATGGACCGCTGCTCGGCGATGCGCGTGTGCGAGGCGCAGGACGGCCAGCCGATCCAGTCGGGCCATGCCTACATCGCGCCAGGCAGCCACCACCTGCTGGTGATGTGGGACGGCGCGAAGTACGTCTGCCGGCTGCACGACGGCCCGCCGGTGAACCGGCACCGCCCCAGCGTCGACGTGCTGTTCCGCTCGCTGGCGGCCAGCGCCGGCGCCGCCACCATCGCCACGCTGCTCACCGGCATGGGCGACGACGGCGCGCGCGGCCTGCTGGAACTGCGCCAGGCCGGCGCCGCCACGCTGGTGCAGGACGAACCCAGCTCGGTGGTGTGGGGCATGCCCGGTGCCGCCTGGAAGCTCGACGCCGCGGGCGAAATGCAGTCGATCGAACACATGGCGGCGCGCCTGCTGGCGCTGGCCCGCCACCCCCATACCGGCGCCGGCGGCGCCTGA
- a CDS encoding DUF4105 domain-containing protein: MHRMHLIRRKLLLLALLVLAALSPAHAGVANAPGANLEVSLITYGPGETYWERFGHDAIELRDTVSGEAVNFNYGVFDFSEKNFLLNFARGRMHYLMDAAPSDADERYYVEAGRSITRQRLALTAEQAAALRDFLLWNLRPENAGYAYDYYVDNCTTRVRDALDKALGGMLATQLKTHAGGMTYRQQTVRLMSAQPWLMLLLDLGLGPYADQPLDAWQESFLPDVLQAQLREVRLDDGHGGRRPLVLDEQLVSPNRLQAPPSTAPDLRLPLALAGLLLAALIVLARRRWPTGYALLGTLYLLAAGVTGLLLLALWTLTTHHSAWANANLLLFNPLAFALLPTLWRARRGLAASRFIDGVIALQLLACMAAVLLHLLPGTVQQNQPWLLFALPCWLALVWSLRRRQ, from the coding sequence ATGCACCGCATGCACCTGATCCGCCGCAAGCTCCTGCTGCTCGCACTGCTGGTCCTGGCCGCGCTTTCGCCAGCCCATGCCGGCGTCGCCAACGCGCCCGGCGCCAACCTCGAGGTCTCGCTGATCACCTACGGCCCCGGCGAAACCTACTGGGAGCGCTTCGGCCACGATGCGATCGAGCTGCGCGACACGGTCTCGGGCGAGGCGGTCAACTTCAACTACGGCGTGTTCGATTTCAGCGAGAAGAACTTCCTGCTGAACTTCGCCCGTGGCCGCATGCACTACCTGATGGACGCCGCCCCCAGTGATGCCGACGAACGCTACTACGTCGAGGCCGGCCGTTCGATCACCCGCCAGCGGCTGGCGCTGACGGCCGAACAGGCCGCCGCGCTGCGCGACTTCCTGCTGTGGAACCTGCGCCCGGAAAACGCCGGCTACGCCTACGACTACTACGTCGACAACTGCACCACCCGCGTGCGCGACGCGCTGGACAAGGCGCTCGGCGGCATGCTGGCGACGCAACTGAAGACGCATGCCGGCGGCATGACCTACCGCCAGCAGACGGTGCGGCTGATGAGCGCGCAGCCGTGGCTGATGCTGCTGCTCGACCTGGGCCTGGGGCCGTATGCCGACCAGCCGCTGGACGCCTGGCAGGAAAGCTTCCTGCCCGACGTGCTGCAGGCGCAGCTGCGCGAAGTGCGCCTCGACGACGGCCATGGCGGCCGGCGCCCGCTGGTGCTGGACGAACAGCTGGTCTCGCCGAACCGGCTGCAGGCGCCGCCGTCGACCGCGCCCGACCTGCGCCTGCCACTGGCCCTGGCTGGCCTGCTGCTGGCCGCGCTGATCGTGCTCGCCCGCCGCCGCTGGCCTACCGGCTACGCCCTGCTCGGCACGCTGTACCTGCTCGCGGCCGGCGTGACCGGCCTGCTGCTGCTGGCGCTGTGGACGCTGACCACCCACCACTCGGCGTGGGCCAACGCGAATCTGCTGCTGTTCAACCCGCTGGCGTTCGCGCTGCTGCCGACGCTGTGGCGCGCGCGCCGCGGCCTCGCCGCCTCGCGCTTCATCGATGGCGTGATCGCGCTGCAGCTGCTGGCCTGCATGGCCGCCGTGCTGCTGCACCTGCTGCCCGGCACCGTGCAGCAGAACCAGCCGTGGCTGCTGTTCGCCCTGCCGTGCTGGCTGGCGCTGGTCTGGAGCCTGCGTCGCCGCCAGTGA
- the cheD gene encoding chemoreceptor glutamine deamidase CheD has product MTPVVTAERRTTTLPEAMPGFEHLRRFWDPAQGRMVVRVLPGEFYVSGSDELVSTVLGSCVSACIHDAERGVGGMNHFMLPEPMGERDSWSSAIGRAARYGSDAMEQLINAILKAGGQRANLRVKVFGGGRVLAQLSDVGQRNIDFVHRYIEAERLQLAAEDLGDVYPRQVQFFPHSGRVRVRQLRRSDDVALVADERGYLKRLANDPIKGEVELF; this is encoded by the coding sequence ATGACGCCGGTAGTGACGGCCGAGCGCCGTACCACCACGCTGCCCGAGGCCATGCCCGGCTTCGAGCACTTGCGCCGGTTCTGGGACCCGGCCCAGGGCCGCATGGTGGTGAGGGTGCTGCCGGGCGAGTTCTACGTGAGCGGCAGCGACGAGCTGGTCAGCACCGTGCTCGGTTCGTGCGTGTCGGCCTGCATCCACGATGCGGAGCGCGGCGTCGGCGGCATGAACCACTTCATGCTGCCCGAGCCGATGGGCGAGCGCGACAGCTGGTCGTCGGCCATCGGGCGCGCCGCGCGCTACGGCAGCGACGCGATGGAGCAGCTGATCAACGCGATCCTGAAGGCGGGCGGCCAGCGCGCGAACCTGCGCGTCAAGGTGTTCGGCGGCGGCCGCGTGCTGGCCCAGTTGAGCGACGTGGGCCAACGCAACATCGACTTCGTGCATCGCTACATCGAGGCCGAGCGGCTGCAGTTGGCGGCCGAGGACCTGGGCGACGTCTACCCGCGCCAGGTGCAGTTCTTCCCGCACAGCGGGCGGGTCCGCGTGCGCCAGCTGCGCCGCAGCGACGACGTGGCGCTGGTGGCCGACGAGCGCGGCTACCTCAAGCGTTTGGCAAACGATCCGATAAAGGGTGAGGTCGAGCTGTTCTAG